A single window of Malus sylvestris chromosome 5, drMalSylv7.2, whole genome shotgun sequence DNA harbors:
- the LOC126624282 gene encoding uncharacterized protein LOC126624282 — protein MAGTVSSGASNPMSSTQSDNPLKRASDDVGWEYRVLADPSNSDKVKCKLCKKILSGGIYRMKQHIAHVKGNVAGCTKSSDEDKAKCKAALDEANKKKKERYMHHEEVREEVQLPHIEEDEDIEVVGSRKRSRTLGPINRFASSINPDSSKSNDESMSKRQQNLHDAIWKDRTHQVGQYLARWVYEAGIPFHAIENDSFKRFVEAVGQFGPGFQPPSQYDLREPLLKEEVERVKQSLKKHEEEWALNGCSIMTDAWSDRKRRSIMNLCVNCKEGTIFLSSKECSSEAHTGEYIFEYVDKCIEEVGSQNVVQVVTDNASNNMAAATKMLEKRPHMFWTSCATHTLNLMLQGIGNLPRFKGVIEKAKAFTIFIYAHHKTLALMRKYTKKRDIVRPGVTRFATSFLTLQSLVDKKKDLRIMVASDEWEQCKHSKSTKGKAAYATMVSAQFWNGVSLCLRVFEPLFKVLRLVDGDKKPSMGFLYGELQKVRNEIKDALQNNETHYRPIIQIIDEKAHDRLDGPLHLAAYFLNPYYFFKDPSIQHDSLVMDAMFTCVEKFFPNNFEVQNRVINIEMPKYMKKDGGFGRHLAEIGCVENDDNYDPATWWSTYGNGVPNLQRIAIKILSLTTSSSGCERNWSTFEGIHTKKRNRLDTTRLNNLVYVQFNARIMNKKKREKEKKVDILLASEVWHKDGLWRVLMKKLSLVREWMESN, from the exons ATGGCGGGCACCGTATCATCTGGAGCATCTAATCCAATGTCGTCCACCCAGTCAGATAATCCATTAAAGCGTGCTTCAGACGATGTGGGATGGGAATATAGGGTGTTGGCGGATCCTTCAAACTCGGATAAGGTGAAATGTAAGTTGTGTAAAAAAATACTCAGTGGTGGCATTTATAGAATGAAACAACACATAGCCCATGTCAAGGGAAATGTAGCTGGATGCACAaagtcttcggatgaagataaAGCAAAATGTAAAGCCGCATTAGATGAagcaaacaagaagaagaaagaaagatacATGCACCATGAAGAAGTGAGGGAAGAGGTTCAACTTCCACatattgaagaagatgaagatattGAAGTTGTTGGGTCAAGGAAAAGGTCGCGAACTCTTGGGCCCATTAATAGGTTTGCATCCTCCATCAATCCCGactcttcaaaatcaaatgatgAAAGCATGAGTAAGCGACAACAAAATCtccatgatgcaatttggaaggATAGAACACATCAGGTGGGTCAATATCTGGCTCGATGGGTCTATGAAGCCGGTATTCCTTTTCATGCCATTGAGAATGACAGCTTCAAACGCTTTGTTGAAGCGGTTGGTCAATTTGGCCCGGGATTCCAACCTCCAAGTCAATATGATTTGAGAGAGCCTTTATTGAAAGAAGAGGTGGAGAGGGTAAAACAATCTCTTAAGAAGCATGAAGAAGAATGGGCTTTGAATGGTTGCTCAATTATGACCGATGCTTGGAGCGACCGAAAAAGAAGAAGTATAATGAATTTGTGTGTGAATTGCAAAGAAGGCACAATATTTCTTTCTTCCAAGGAATGCTCTAGTGAAGCACACACCGGGGAATACATCTTTGAATATGTTGACAAGTGTATCGAAGAAGTTGGTTCACAAAATGTTGTTCAAGTGGTAACCGACAATGCTTCTAACAATATGGCCGCGGCAACCAAGATGTTGGAAAAGAGGCCACAcatgttttggacatcatgtgccaCTCACACGTTGAACCTCATGCTTCAAGGAATTGGTAACCTACCTAGGTTCAAAGGAGTGATTGAAAAGGCCAAGGCTTTTACTATCTTCATTTATGCTCATCATAAAACATTAGCATTGATGAGAAAgtatacaaagaaaagagaCATAGTGAGGCCCGGAGTCACAAGATTTGCAACTTCTTTCCTAACTTTGCAAAGCTTGGTTGATAAGAAAAAAGACTTGAGGATTATGGTTGCTAGTGATGAATGGGAACAATGCAAACATTCCAAGAGTACAAAGGGGAAAGCGGCATATGCTACCATGGTGAGTGCACAATTTTGGAATGGGGTCTCACTTTGCTTGAGAGTGTTTGAACCGTTGTTTAAGGTTCTTCGACTTGTGGATGGGGATAAAAAGCCATCAATGGGGTTTTTGTACGGGGAGCTACAAAAAGTGAGGAATGAGATCAAAGATGCATTGCAAAATAATGAGACCCATTATAGACCAATCATACAAATTATTGATGAAAAAGCTCATGATCGGCTTGATGGTCCATTACATTTGGCGGCCTACTTCTTGAATCCTTATTACTTCTTCAAGGATCCAAGCATTCAACATGATTCATTAGTTATGGACGCCATGTTTACTTGTGTTGAGAAGTTCTTCCCCAACAACTTTGAAGTCCAAAATCGAGTTATTAATATAGAGATGCCGAAGTACATGAAAAAAGATGGTGGATTTGGAAGACATTTGGCGGAGATTGGATGCGTTGAGAATGATGACAACTATGATCCAG CTACATGGTGGTCTACTTATGGCAATGGTGTGCCTAATTTGCAAAGAATTGCTATCAAAATTCTCTCAttgactacaagttcatccGGGTGTGAGAGAAATTGGAGCACTTTTGAGGGAATACATACAAAGAAAAGGAATAGACTAGATACTACAAGGTTGAATAATTTGGTCTATGTCCAATTCAATGCGAGGATcatgaacaagaagaaaagagagaaagagaagaaagtggATATACTACTCGCTAGTGAAGTATGGCACAAGGATGGATTGTGGAGGGTGTTGATGAAGAAACTGAGCTTGGTTCGGGAATGGATGGAGAGCAATTAG